The sequence TATTGGGCATGGCCAGTCAGGCACACGAGGCATAGCAGGGTGGCCGGCAATAAGCATTGCTTGAACATATCGTAGTTATTGTTTATGGTTAACAAAATCGTATAAGCACATACGCCCTGATCCAAGACGCCGCCGTATGCAACTGCTTCCCTGGTTGGTTAAAAAATAGAGGGTTACGATGGACATCGCCTCCCCCCATTGATGGTTGTTTTCAAGTGTGTAATGCGGATGTGCAGGCAGGGAGGGGTATTGTCCTTGTTATCTCCTCACGATAACAAATCTTTCTAAAAGTCTCTCATAGGGAAATATCCAATTTTGTTGCCCCAGACTAGAGTGTGTCTATTTGTACGAAACTAAAAATCTCTATTGCGAACAGTTCATTACCATCGGCCAGTTTATCCTTTACCAAATAAATTAGGTTTTCAAACATGCCGGCCTCTTTACCCATGGCATTTTTGATTCGTTTTGCCAGGTTAATTTTTGCCGTATCGAATTGCTGTGTATATTCCATTTTAGCCATTCTCAGCTCTACATCGAGTGACAGGTTTGTTGATGCCGAGTCCATCAGCCTGCAGGCAAAACGAAGGTCGAATCTTGGCATTTCCTTTCTTGCAAGACTATCTAGTCGCCTGAAAAAGTCCATGTTTAATGCTGGAGGCTTCACTGGTTTAGGCTGGCAGGCCGGTAGAAAGGGTAAAACAGCGGGTACCAGCCATAGGATAACGATGAGTTGTTTCATCTAAGCGTGTTTAATGATTAGTGGATGTTTGATGATTATGACGATGTTGAACTATATCCTTGTTATTCGCTTTGATTTTTGTCAACAGCAACATCTCGATTCTGGCAAGTTGCTTCGATAATCTGCATCCATAGTTAGCCAGTTCCTTATTGAGTTCCTCCAAATCTGACCCATCCGTGGCCAGCGACATATTCACCGGACCCGGCCAATGGCTCTTGTCCACCACCGGCACTCCCGGCGAAAAAGTATATTTAGTATTCAGGTAAGACACCAACTGATTGATCCCCTTATTTCGAAGGGTAATTCCATCACTGCCCACCTTAAACTGGGATTTTTCATGACCGGATGGGATAAGTGTTTTGCGATCATGGGTAAGGCACAGGCAATACATTGCCCGTGTAACGATTCTTCCCCGCAAACCATACATAAAACCGAAAAACCGGTTTAAGTCCTCCATCATTATCCTAAACAAGGTCGCTTCATGCACAGTGCTGATCCTTAAAGCATAAATAAAACCATGTTTGAGCCGCCAGGTTTTCTGGAACGATTCATCCCATACCGCAAGACTGGTCATCGGCGGCAGCACCAGCTCCTGCATCGCAGGCGGCAGCTCATCGATCATCAACCGGTTATAGGGCAGGTAACGATCACGAAAGCGACTGAGCGCGACCAGGTACATTTCCGCTATCGATAAATTGAGCAACTCCACCCGATCCTTCTGAATGCTGATCACTCGTGCAGCACCTGGCAACGCCGTACCTTTTGCAAACGTGCTCTGTTGCTGTAAAAAGACATAATCCGATTCTACCTGCAGCTCTCCGCCAGGCCATTGTAAAAGGACGGTTTCTACCTTCATCTTGTTTTGCTTTATTTAACAGCCACCAAGGATGTCGATGCTGGGGCAGGATCAGCACATTTAGGTTGCATCATCACGCTCAGCAAGTACCCAACAACACGATCTCCAGAACACGATCTCCACAATCCATAGATCACAACCAACCACACACCTGAAATCGATTTTACCACTATCCTCCAACCACTTCCCTCATCCCTCAGCGCCTCCTATAAGGAAACGGATGGAACCAGCCAATAACCAATATTGTTGATATTTTGACCTGTCCTCCACCAAACAATCTGTTCTGAGAACAAGGGGAACATCGAAACTAGGAATGGGGATACCTGTTTATATGGGCGCAAAGGCTGCTGCCGGCCATCGCGCCAGCAGCCTCCTGAGCGCTTGCGGAATACGCAACTCCTAATAATATAGAAAAACGTTTTTAGGTAAATAGTACCCCTGTGGAACCGGATTTTTTAGCCGACATGGAAGATTATAACTTTTTGGGGGATTTTCGGAGGTTTTGGACCTTTTTGCCGAGGGCCGCTGCCTTGCCTTGCAGGTATTTTACACCCCGTTTCTTCAGGTTTTTAACCGACTGGACCTGAATGTTTAATCTACGGGCAATTTCATTCGGCCCCAGGCCATGGAGATAGGATAGCACGATGATCTCCCGGTAAGTCTTTGGCAGATCGGCCAGTTGGGCGTCCAGCTGTTGGTTCAGCAATGCTGAAACCTCGGCATGAATGATCTCCCGCTCCAGGTCCGGGGTGGGCTCCTCGGACAGCGCCTCCAGGTAGGCGTTTTCACCTGTGAGCTTTTTCTTGTATTTCTTTCGGTAGTTTTTGCAATGGCCGAGCACCGAAACGTACAGGTAGCTTTTTACGCGGGCAAGGGTTGCGAACCGCTTATTCTTCAGTTTCCATAAATCCAGCAGGGCATCATGGACCGCCTCCTGGGCCTGGGCGCGATTGTCCAGCAACCGCTCCGCGAAATTTTGCAAACCCGGGCCCATCATGTCCCTGATCTCCGCCAGGGCCTTTTCGTTCTTAGCCATTAACCCCGCAATAATCTCCTGCTCTGTCATCGCTGTTTGTTTTACTAATCATTCCCCAGGATCCGCATCAGGGGTGCGGGTCCGTTTTTTGCTGTTTACACAACAGACCCGGCGCCACCAGGCATCCCGACAAGGGATGTGTCCGTATGGTATATGTAAGGACGGGGGATGGGTTCAATGTCTTCAAACCCGTACCTTACCTGTAACATATTCCATAACGCTTTAGACCTGAAATGCCACTGGCCTTTCAGGTCTGCACCCGTTACGAAAAAATTCATTATCAAATAAATAGCTGCACCCGTGTAATACCAGGTGATCGAGAAAGTATTGATCTATGAGGTTGGTTGGGAACCTACCGGCTTGCGCTGCCCGGCAAGGTTTGAAAGTGAACGGCTGCTAAGAAAGGAAAAAGGTGCAACACAGCAAAATAATGTGGACATTTTTCATGGAATTGACAATTGTATATTTTTTATCCACTAAGTGGTTATTGATTCGACAGGTTTTCGAATTATAAATTAAATGATATAAATTCGACTGAAGAACAGAAGGTGTAATAGCGTAAAAAATTAGTTTTATCGGGCTCAAGCGATTTTGCAGGAAATAGTTTATTTTGTCAGCGATAATTGCTGATACTTAGCGCTTAAAAAACAAATGACCCCTTCACCCTGCAATGTTTGCTTCAGCCTGAATAGCTGCAAAGGATTCAATATTGCCGGGCCGCAAAGGGCCATTTATTTTTAGAACACATCTTCCATACCAGACCATCAAACCTTATTGCAGACTCCAATAATTCAACATCCAAATTTACTTGGTTGGTTGGTTGTACTCTTTTTGAAGAAAGTTGCGGGTGAGCACAGGCCAGCGGCCTGATTCATTCCAATCGGTTAAGGCATAGATTAGACAGCATTTCCGTAAAATGCCTTTTAGTTGCCTGGCTAAAAGCCATACTGCATGTATTAACCTGATTGCATGATGCCCCACTGTTGGATGAAGCAACCGATTTTTCCGTATTGAACCACAATGACCAATTTACCGATGGGGACTACAACAAAAAATGATCTGGTAATCAAGTTCCAGGAAGGCTGTGCAAGGGCGTTTTCGGCTGTATACGATGAGCTGTCACCGTTTCTGTATTTGTACGCCCGTAAGCTCACGAAGGACAAAGCGATCGCCGAAGAAATTGTCCAGGACGCCTTCGTTGCCCTCTTTCACAAACGATCCGGACTGGACCTAACCAAGGGCCTGACCGGCATCAAAGCATACCTGATTGTCTGCATTCAACATCGCACCATGCGCACCCTGGAAATAAAAGCCAAAGCAGAAGCGCGAATCCGCGAATTAAGCCATCACATCCCGGTCGCCCAGGACCCGGAAGTCTTCCGCCAGGAAATCGTATCCTCCATCTACCATCGCATGCGCCAGGAAATTAAAAAACTCTCCAAGACCCAGCGGCAGGTCTTTGAACTGCTCTTTATAGAAGAAAGGACCCCAGAAGAAGCCAGCCAGATCCTGCACCTTTCCAAAAAAACGGTGGAAAACGCCAAGAGTCATATTGTCGGCATCCTTAAAAGTTCTGAACTACATTTCACGACCATCCTGCCGATTTTCATTGCCTTATACCTCGAGTCCTATAATTAGCCTTTTCCCTACGACTTACCTTACCAGGCATGGAATTCCTTCAGGGATACTGGATGCCTGATCATTTACGGTATTTGTAAGCCATTGATTTTTAAACAGCTTAAAAAAAGTTCAAAAAAAGTTCACTTTTTTCGGGAGGATTGACCCTGAAAATGTATTTATATATACAGAGGGTCTACCTTGATGTTAAGATGACCCTGGTAAGCGGGAATGAGAAATACGCCAATGTCAGCAATTATCAATTTTCAATTTTCCCCATGAGCAACAAAACAGACTACGATCTTTCTAAGTTGATATATCGCCGCATCAGCGGTGAGGAACTCAGCGATGAAGAAGATGCGTACCTGCAACAATGGAAAGACGCCGATGAGCGAAACGCTGAAACATACAACAGCCTAGTGGACTCAGCAAAAAGGCAGCGGGATTTTTTAGACGTGCTGATCACCACGCGTAAGATGAAAACCATCGTTGAGGACCGCCTCAAAGAAAGCTTTACCTCTGCGCGCAAGGGTCCCAACTTCTTCTGGAAAACATTGCCCTACTGGGCTGCAGCGATTCTGGTTATTGCTGCCGCTACCGTTTGGCTTTTAAAGCCTGATCGCCAGAATATAGTTAATACTGCAGGTAAACGTACGCCGGCCCTAATTCAACCTGGCACCGACAAGGCTATATTAACATTGGCTGATGGATCCACGCTGCCACTCAATGCACAAGATACCGGGTTGCTGACCAAACAAGGCAAGGCGGTAGTGGTGCAACAGGGTAACGGCCAATTATCATATCAAAATACATTGCCGACCGATGCCGTGGTATACAACATCATCACCACGCCCCGCGGCGGACAATATCGTATAGTCCTGGCTGATGGCTCGAAGGTATGGCTCAATAGCGCCACTAAACTTCGTTTCCCTTCAAGTTTTGAGGGCAACCATTCCCGGACGGTAGAGTTATTAGAAGGCGAAGCCTATTTTGATGTCAGTCATAACAAGCAACTACCCTTCATCGTAAAAGTGCTGCTGCCTTCGATGTCCCATCCCATGGAAGTAACCGTGCTGGGTACGGAGTTTAATATCATGGCCTATCCCCGCGAAGGGACCGTGCGCACCACGCTGGTCGCCGGGAAAGTGGCGATCACCAATGGAGCTTCCAGGTACGAGCTGCGGCCCATGGAGCAGGCGATCTCCGATACCAGAGTTGATAAGATGAACGTTTCCGCGGTGAACAATATTGATACGGTCGTGGATTGGGTACATGGGATGTTCGAATTCAAAAACGACAACCTGACCACCTTCTTAAATAAGATTAGCATGTGGTACGATATAGACGTAGAATATGCGAACGCTACCGAAGGGCAGGCTAGTTCCAGACGAAAGGGCATCACCGCCAGTATCCGGCGCACGACCAGCCTTAGTGAAGTGCTGCTGGCATTGCGTGGGGTAGGAGTAAACTACGAAATCAAAGAACGAACTATTATCGTGTTCTTGTAAATAGGTTTTCAACTTTGTTGGTCCTCGATTTAGATTTTGGTAAATGACTCATGTGTTAGAGGACCCGCGGTGCGGGTGCTGAAAGGCAGTACAGCCAATCGTGGTCCATACAAACACATGGGCTATCCCATTACAACAGAGGATTCGGTGTCGCTCTGACTCCTCTTTTAATTTTCTTTATCTGACTAGTGATATATTAAAAGAAATGAGCAG comes from Paraflavitalea devenefica and encodes:
- a CDS encoding RNA polymerase sigma factor, which gives rise to MTEQEIIAGLMAKNEKALAEIRDMMGPGLQNFAERLLDNRAQAQEAVHDALLDLWKLKNKRFATLARVKSYLYVSVLGHCKNYRKKYKKKLTGENAYLEALSEEPTPDLEREIIHAEVSALLNQQLDAQLADLPKTYREIIVLSYLHGLGPNEIARRLNIQVQSVKNLKKRGVKYLQGKAAALGKKVQNLRKSPKKL
- a CDS encoding RNA polymerase sigma factor, with translation MTNLPMGTTTKNDLVIKFQEGCARAFSAVYDELSPFLYLYARKLTKDKAIAEEIVQDAFVALFHKRSGLDLTKGLTGIKAYLIVCIQHRTMRTLEIKAKAEARIRELSHHIPVAQDPEVFRQEIVSSIYHRMRQEIKKLSKTQRQVFELLFIEERTPEEASQILHLSKKTVENAKSHIVGILKSSELHFTTILPIFIALYLESYN
- a CDS encoding FecR family protein, yielding MTLVSGNEKYANVSNYQFSIFPMSNKTDYDLSKLIYRRISGEELSDEEDAYLQQWKDADERNAETYNSLVDSAKRQRDFLDVLITTRKMKTIVEDRLKESFTSARKGPNFFWKTLPYWAAAILVIAAATVWLLKPDRQNIVNTAGKRTPALIQPGTDKAILTLADGSTLPLNAQDTGLLTKQGKAVVVQQGNGQLSYQNTLPTDAVVYNIITTPRGGQYRIVLADGSKVWLNSATKLRFPSSFEGNHSRTVELLEGEAYFDVSHNKQLPFIVKVLLPSMSHPMEVTVLGTEFNIMAYPREGTVRTTLVAGKVAITNGASRYELRPMEQAISDTRVDKMNVSAVNNIDTVVDWVHGMFEFKNDNLTTFLNKISMWYDIDVEYANATEGQASSRRKGITASIRRTTSLSEVLLALRGVGVNYEIKERTIIVFL